TAAAAATTAGAGATCTAAATATCTTGAGTGGGAAACTCTTTTACAATGTGTATGTttgtaattacattttttatccGAGAACCCAAATAGCTTTGTTGGTTATAGCCTTATAGGATGTGTAAGATTATAGTTTCCTTGTCCAAAACGAGTCATgtcaattaatatatatatatttttttgtcattcttatattcttttttgtacCATAAAAATATAAGGTTACATTGGCTTGAACGATCTTGTAGCGTAATGAATTGTTTTCTCTTGGTTGactttaaatatcaaaatggtAAGAATGTGAACCTCCCTAGTTTATGCATGTCATTCTAACTTGTAACTGGCTTACATTTGTCCAGTACAAtgtctatttaatttttaggtgCTCTTAGACATCCAAAGAAAGGCAGGCCTGATGTTTTAAAGTATTGGagattaggggtgtcaatttttatccatattcaTAAATCTATCCATTACCCACTtaatttggataagtcttaacccaacaCATTTAAacatttgggttaaatgggtaaagacccattaagttatttaattatatgggtCTTAATGGATAAACCTACTAATACTCACTAAAactcatctaaaatttaaataaacaacaaacaatataaatttctaaaaaatgaccaaaatactcccgaaacttaaaaaacaaccaaaatacccctagaagcctaaaaattactaaaataccccccctaaacctaaaaaatgactaaaatatccctaaaacttaaaaaaaatgaccaaaatgccccaaaacctaaaaaataactgaaatactcatgaaacctaaaaattaccaaaataccccctaaacctaaaaaatgatcaaaatatctccgaaacttaaaaaatgaccaaaatacccccgaaattaaaaatgaccaaagtacccccccctaaacctaaaaaatgattgaaatactcccaaaacctatcaaatgaccaaaatacccttgaaatcaagatacctaaaaaaaatactaaaatacctctgaaacctaaaaaatgatcgaaatacccccaaaatctcaaaaatgacCAACATACCCCCCCAAAGAAAAAGAccgaaatacccctaaaacttaaaattaccaaaatacccccctaagcctacaaaattattgaaatacccctgaaacctaaaaatgaccaaaatatcccctaaacctaaaaaaatgaccaaagtgccTTTGAAAgctaaaaaatgattaaaataccctCCGAAACTTAAGAAAATAcctaaaatacccttgaaacttgaaaatgaccaaaataccccataaacctaaataaaatgacaaaaatacccccaaaacctaaaatatatttagcttagtattttcacaaaaaatgaaACCCAAGGAAGGGAGGCCTGTAttttcatcatcattattattattttttgaagctgtattttcattataataaatttctaGACCTTTTCCGATTTGATTGCATGTAAAGTTTAATTACGCTGAAGGGTTATTGTAATGGTGAGGAGCTATCTTCTTGTTCATTTATCAGTCATACTCGATCGATTTTCCCCTTTGATTGTaaaatttgattgattttgCACTAACTTATAAGTGTGGCAATTCGCTTTAGCAAAATGCAAAATGTAACAGATTTTGCCCTCGTATTACACTTTGTTGTTCCTCGATAATTTTTAGGAGCTTATTTTTTGTAGTAACTGTAGAATGGTGTTAGGTGTTACGCAATTATTAGGTCTGATAAGATTTTTCATGACCCAAGGAAATGGTTAAGCACATTTGTGCTTATACCCTAAATGTTACTCTTCTTGTTTTCTTACCAATTTTAGTAGCAGATCCTCTTTGATGGCCAGTATAGGTTTCCCTACCACTTTGAAAGTGcattaattttctagaaaagtACCAATACAAGGCATCACCAAAGTACACCATCATTTCTTACATCGATCTACATTGTTTTCGTGACCCTGGATGAAATACATTTATGTTTACTCCAAATAcatttcctttaattttttttttcttggtaaaaccatttatttttcagcaTAAGATATAATCAGTTACTAGGTAATACAAGTAATCAAATGGTTTCAAGTTTGTGAAGGTAGATTTATCGTTATATGAAGCAAAACTCATCTACAGCAAATTTATATGGGAGAAAAGAATTGGTTCCAAACTGATTTTCCAACTAGGGTAGGCATAATTagagtaactttttttttttttttttagctaaaagtattccaaaaaaagaaagaaagttttcccgtattttggtaatttttgaggttttgggttattttttgtcattttagaggttttgggtgtattttggtcattttataggttttagggaagttttggtaatttttgagGTTTCGggttcctcttttttttttttttaatcattttagatgttttgagcgtatttggaaattttaaaggtttaggggtattttggtcattttataggtttgagggtattttggccattttttaggtttagggtgtatttcGGTCATCTTATAAGTTTcaggggcatttttgtcatttaggttttgggggggggggggggtattttggtagttttcaagttttggaggtattttggtcattttccaagttttagggatattttggtcattttcaagttttgggggtatttcgatcattttataggggatttttttttttttccccatttagCATCATTTTAGcaacaatttcgttagttagcatgtttttgaaacattttagtaAACTAATGTCTCGAGTTTGTTAGACTCGATTTCAACTAAGGAAATTGAGTCTAATACACTTGATTTATGCTCTGCTAGAGGCTGATGTGGATTTTTTGTACATGTGGATCTCGAGTCTAATACACTCAATTTAGGCTTTGGATTTAGAGAacacgaagaagaagaagaaagaaagattcTTTTGCAggtgggtttggttttgcaGGTAGAGATGGCAACAAAGGGGtggatttggttttgttgtgggtgggtttggttttgcaAGTGACTTCATGGGGTgggtctcttcttcttcttttccttctttcttcttcttctccttctttttgcttcattcttcttctttgcttctTAGATCAGTAAAACTAAATCAAGTGCGTGAGACTCGAGTTCTAGGTGTATAAAAATTTCCACATCAGCCTTCTAGAGCATCAACATTGAGTGCGTGAGACTCGATTTCGTCAATTGAAATCGAGTTCaaaaaactcgagatgttagtttgctaaaatgtttcaaaaacatgctaactaacgaaattgtaTCTAAAATGATgctaaatggcaaaaaaaaaaaatcattttttaggtttagagtgtatttcggtcattttttagactttggggtattttggtcattttagaggttttgggggtattttggtcattttataaattttggagtattttggtcatttcagtggttttttagtatatttggtgattttagagatatcGGGAGTATTTGAGTCATTTTACAGGTTTCATGtgtattttcctcattttagagattttggggatattatggtcattttagtggtttttaagcatatttggtgattttagaaatatttgaggtattttggtcatttagaggtttcatgggtattttgctcattttagaggtttcattgatattttgctcattttagaagttttggggatattttggtcattttagtggtttttgggataattttggATGTCCAAGGGTATATTGGAAATTTTGGTAGTGTAGGAGTATTTAGGTCATTTTAggtatttaagggtattttgaagTAAGAGGGTATTCAAGTAGTTTTAGAAGTATTTGggtcatattgggttaaatggatgggttactaattaaatagGTTGGGTAATTATACACCCAACtcatttatgacccaacccgtccatttgccacccctatttatgacccaacccgtccatttgccacccctactagagatgtctttttttttttttttatgaacaagaATTTTATTCACAAGACCAAACCGAACTACAAAGAGGATTCAAGAGCCTCATCCTTAATGATAATCTCAAAACAGGGAGGGCCAAAACCAACATCAAAAGATCCaaaaacattgttcaaaaatGACCATTTAGCTAGAGATGTCTTTTGATTGGATAAACATCATCTTTACATGGATCAATTAtgaacatcatttttattaaacCAATCACATTAAGTTAcgaaaaagtgttgtgaaaattttgtgttattaGATTTATCGTAAATAACCAGGTTCGAGTTTATCATAAACTTTTAGTTCAGCAATGGACAGGATCATGTTGAGGGATTAGATGCTGTCAAACTCACTATTGTCTTTATTTGCAGAAATGCAAGCCTGTTTATAGAGCTACTGTAGCTTAATATATCTTTCATGTAATTTAATAATTGTCCTTCCAAGaatttaataacaataatatattaataataataacaacaattgTATTTTTGACGAACTTTTATACCGTTTGAGTGGTACTTAGTACTTACGACTTATTCTTGAGCACCGAATGGATTGGTTATTCCATCTGCTTACGTTATTTGAAGTTTGACATATTAAAATGGTTGGCAGCCAacgagaagaacaaaaaaatagttttcctttgGGAATTAATCTTGTTTACTTGTTACTTGTCAAGGTAGCATACGTGAGCTGGCTGTACTATGGGTaccatttcccaaaaaaaaatacttgtcaCCGACGCTTTTGACGAcattggcttggaaatattcttatgaaaaacataataataaataaaataaaataaaaaaaactcgaGGAAAGGACTGAGGAAGCCTTATGCAAGGGAATTTTATTATAGTTGAAAATTGCCAAAGCTTGCGAGAGGCCCTtgactaaaagtctaaaacaaaGTCTATAAGAGAGCTTTCATGGTGGAACTGAGTTTGTATTGAAGAAACAATAGACTCCTAACAATTCAAAGcttcaaatattttcttcttcttcttcttttccccaaGCCAGAAGTTACAAGGTATGCCTCCTtctcttcattttatttgtatggtttttttttgggggggctAAATTTTAAGGGCTTTGTGGTCTGGTTAGTTCTTCACTGTGTGTTAAAGGATGAATATTCAGAAGTCTCTTGACACCACGTTTTTGTTGCACTTGTAGCTTTATAATCTGATATTAGGATTGCCAGTATAGTTAAAAATGTCTCGACGTTTGGGTATGCATgctgtttctcttttttctggGGGATTTTATGATTGAGATTGATGTGTAGGCACggtaacttttacttttttattttattttataatcgGTAGCTTTTACTTTCAAGGATACATAATTGGGAGACTAATAATTTGGACATGGTATTACATTTATCGGTTGCGTATATTTACCATCTTAGGCTCTCACATATGAGTGGACCCCATACTTGTGAGACTCACCTTCATGTGAGAGAATAAATACAAGTATCAGATACATGATAGATTTTCTCCTATAACTTGTAATGTGCTCATATggtaaaatctatatatatatatatatatattaagaggaaaAGTtcagagaaaatccaattagattttaattggattctcaattttgcacaGTGtgtatcatttaaatttttaaaatttttgggcCAAAATAAATGATACATTAACAACTTGCTATAGTGCTTAATATATAACACTATTTACCAAAAATGCACAAAAGACACCATCCATTGgactaaaatgcaaaaaaatttacaacttgCTATAGTGCTTAAGCTAATATACATAAGCATTGTAGCAACatgtaaatttctttttattcctcTTTTATGTTCAGTCTCCTCTCTtgtctcactttctctcttctctcttccatAATAGCATTAAAGTAAGATTATTTTAATGTGATATATTGTAAACTATAAAATAGATGTATACTGtgttgtaaaatagataaaatgggtttttggtgaaataaaatgtatattttttctattttttgcatAACCGGAATGCTCTAATATACTATTTTAATTATACTCCATTAAAAATagttatatcaaaatttttgggtCTACTAGTAATATAATTATAGCGATGTTCTTTTTCAAGAACTTACTATGGCTTTTTAGTGGCACTTACGACTCATCATGAGCACCATTGTGTAAGGTCTCTATAATTGTTGGTTAATTCCATGTCAAACTTATTTGTATCTTGTTGGTCTAAATTTCCATTTGTTTGTGcaaatttatttgtattaagTTGGTGAGGTGAAAAGATCATGTGCTGAAATTGAAGTTGTGAATTGACGTACTTCACTGAACCTGAGACAATTCAGTTACGTTTTTGTCTACAGATACAACCTTTTTGCCCACCTATATAAGCTCCATTTCCCACAAATTTGTTACCCAAAAGtctcatttgaaaatttttgagagAACCCATAACTTTAGagcaaaacccaaatcaatctCTCTATCTTCTTGCTCTCACCATTGCCAAATTCTTGAGAGGAGATCAAATCTATCACACAAACCAACCTGTTGAGTTTTTGTGTCAATTCACTTGGACGCATTGGAGCCACTACAAAACAGCCGAAGAGACTTGGAGTTTGCAATTGGAGGCTCAATTGTAGATTTCATGACTAGAGGAGAGAAAGGACTCGAGAAATCGGTTgctagcaggagcttggaggtattgaatatattttttttacttctttatttaAAGGACTCTGCATGTAAGATATActacaaccattttttttagtgGATCGTTTGATATTGTGATGCCTCAGAAAGATTTTTCCGCCTAATGCTCGGGTTTTCCTCCTTGTATCTTGTACACAATTGGGATTTATATTTTGTGATTAGTGATTACCATAAAATTGGCATTAGTGGTAAACATTAGGGATCTAAATATCTTGAGTGGGCAACTCTTTCAAATTGGGTGGTCACGAATCATCTGCATACGTAATTGAGATTTGACAAATCATAATGGTGGAACCGAGTCCATTTTGAAGAAACATGAGGAAGTCGTTGAAATTAAGAGCAGAGTAAGTAAAATATCCGTGATTCAGTTTCAGGGCTTTGGTTTGGTTAGTTCTTTACTGTGTTAAAGCATGGATATTCAGAAGTCTCTGACAGATCACTTTCTTAAAGTGTATGACacgttttattttctttttgtttacaTATGTTCTGTTTCTTGACGCCACGTTTTGTCTTATCTTGAGTGTTTgttgtttttccctttcttggaAATTTTGTGATTAAGATTGATATGTTGGAACGGTAATTATAGGCCCGTTtgataatgttgttctagtaacgttatttaagttttttgaaaatatgtatagatAAAAAAGTATTGTGGAAATAcatgttgtattttttaaacaacaaaaaccgTTGTTTAAATACCCCAAATACCTTTAAGTATACTTAATTGAGAGACTATGATTTGTCATGTGTGTGTCTTCTCTTAGAATGAATGTGCAGTAATGTAGTAGACAAgtttgagccaaaaaaaaaaaaaaaaatttgaaaataccATTGAGGAAAGTTATTATACTggcaacttttttttctttgaggaaTGTCATAATTTCTTGCGCCCTTGCATATAGATGGAGAACACAAAAAAGCAAGGAAACCTGGCAAACCCTTTGATTTTGCAGAGTGAGGAGTTATATAAGGTACTGTCTATTATCTTCTTGACATTTTTTCTTGAGTTTAgctgttttgtttctttttaagtcAATGACGTtcaatctaattttttattaatctgGCAGTACATATTGGCCACTAGTGTGTACCCACGAGAACCAGAGCCTCTTAAGGAGCTGAGGAAAGCTACTGCAACCCAACCATTGTAATAGTTCTTTCTATCTTAAACTACACTAAACCACCAAAttgccctctctctctctctctctctcataattttcttttgtcttcaCATGGTTCACATCAAAATCATTTAGAGATTGTTTAAAAGCATTTTTGACATGAAGTGATGGAGTTTCAACTTTCCCTTGCATTTGTACCAAAAATGTCACAttggatacaatttttttttggttgctccAATGGAATTAAAACTTCCAAATTTGATATAATTAACTATTTTGGGAGTCTAGACCTCCAAGTTAGACTAACTAACAATTTGTAACTTAGAAAATCATGACTATAATTCATTTATTATCAAcatcaaaatttatagaaatacTTTCATTTGGATAAAAGATAAATACTAACTTCCTATAATCCCTCAGTAAACTAATCATGATTCATGCTAATCCACActaatttatttgaataaataaaacatatttatcattttttttaaatgaatgaaaaatggGTAGAGGGGAGTGACCTGAGTTGACGTCTTTTACCTAAGCGTGACTGTAGTAACACTCTACCCGCTGAGCCTAGGTTTACGGGAGCAAGGGATATGGATAAGTCATAGATGTGCACCCAACCCCATCGAGGACGCTAGTGAGCATGAGCCGAGAGCACTGGGTTGTCCACCGAAATGAAAAATTCCGGCCGAAGTGGAATGATATTCAAAACTTTGGCTCAAATACCTAGTGTTAATATGTTGTTTCGAGGAAATCAAGACCTCCAAATTTGATAAATTGACTATTTTGAGGGCGTCCAAATCTCTAAGTGAGACTAGCGGACCATTTGTCACTTGGGGAATCatactttattttttgtcagCATATGAATTTGTACATGGCAAAATTTCAattggataaaaaataaatactaactTCAATTAGAATTAATCCTAATTCAAAAAAATCTAACTAATAAGAAtccaaactattttatttgaaCCAATAAAACATATCTTTATTATTGGGGACTCTTGAGTGCTAgactttgctacttttgattcCCCACGGCTAGTGTCGGTTACTTTGCTAGCTTTTGATAAAGTCGAGCTTTTCTATACTGGACTAATTTGTTGCTAATCTATAATATTTCcatttgtacccaaaaaaagatAGTGGGAACTCTGGGCTATACTTTGATGTGATTGCTTCTAACAGGTTGAGTGACAAATATCTTGTCCAGGGCATACTTTGGTACATCACCAGATGCAGGTCAGCTAATTGCCATGTTCTTGAAGATAGTGAATGCAAAGAAGACAATTGAAATTGGGGTTTTTACAGGATACTCTCTTCTCCTCACGGCCCTTACAATTCCTGATGATGGCAAGGTATGCAAATCATTCATGATCAGTATGTATGTTAAATACATTGTCTTGGCAAAATCCTTATGCCTTGTAATGCCTAATTGCAGATTACAGCCATAGATGTTGATCGAACAAAATATGAGATAGGATTGCCAATTATACAAAAAGCGGAGGTTGAGCACAAAATTAACTTTATCGAGTCACGAGCTTTACCCGTTCTTGATGAACTGCTACAAGATGTAAGCTTTAGTAGTGCTTGCTCCTTTTGAGTTTCACTAGAAAAATGTTCTAGTTTTCATGATCACTTTTCAAGAATTGGAATGTTTAACTCTATATATGTTACATTGCAGCCAAAGAATGAAGGGAGTTTTGACTTTGCTTTTGTTGATGCTGACAAAGTTAATTATTGGAATTACCATGAGAGAATGACGAAATTGGTTAAGGTTGGAGGGATAATTATCTATGATAACACACTGTGGGGAGGATATGTTGTTTTACCTGAAGAGGATGttccagaaaagaaaagagctgGGAGGCAGTCAACCATTGAGTTTAATAACTCCATTTCTTCTGACTCACGTGTTGAAATATCTCATGCTTCAGTGGGTGATGGCGTTCTGATCTGCAGGCGAATTTGCTAAGTATTTCTAGACAACTAGTTGAACTCATTAATAAATCTTTTCATCCCTACAAGCACGAGTGCTTATTATGAATTTCTTAAGGACCAGACTATTTCATAGGAATGTTTGGGGAAAATGTGCTCTGGTTTTGCCGgaaggacaattttttttttttattgttttcgtCCCTTTAAGTTTGCATGAATTTTGATTCTTCTGTTCAATCGAAgaccaaataattaaaattttgcaaatccAATTTCctttttagttaattaaatATACAATCTATATACTTTACACCCAAAtgataaagaataaattaaaagaaaaaacataaacaaaattacaatctggagagagagagagagagagaggaattaaTATTATCTATCTTTTGGTTGGAAAGAAAATAGTGATCGGTGAATTTTCACCCGCCCACCAATTTGTTTCCTTTCAACTTGAGAAGTGACCAtgaataatgaaattaaaaaattacccTCATTACCTTATTGTTTCAAATTGCAATAAGGGCATAATAGTAATTTAATATCTATCATTTCACTTTCTATTCCTTGTGCTAAATATACATgatgaaaaactaaaatattttctataaatctAGGGATACACCAAATTTTACACTCATGACTCAACTAATGTGTCAAGCTATGATTGATACACAATAAAATAGTCTCAATAGTGGACTCATATAAAAGCAGTTATTCTATATCACACAATTTGCCAATTGCCACAACTTTTCATATTTGATGACATGCGTGACTATGATTGATGAACCATTGATCGtattttttctccaccactcacaattgcatatatatatatatatatatatatatcattaagtTATGACAATAAATGAATTTCTTTCATAATTGAAGAAAGTGAAGCAGTCCAGTCACCAGTAACATTGTACTACTTTTGTAAGGGATTTTGATCCCAAATTAAACCTCATGTGTTTGCACATGAGCTTACTCActaagaaagtttttatttcatttaggCTATCGTAACATGGCAGTGCAGGTGGCAATTTACATGAAAtgaaactaatattttattttggctgttaatcaaatcaatttttttattattttttcttgagaaataggttagcatttttcatttatcactTTAAGGATCATTTTTTTGACACAATATCAACACATTTAAAAGGTATAGGAACAAGTAGATAATTTTCCCAAAGTGATattaatctcaaaaaaaaaaaaaaaaaaagactgctCAATGGGATGTTAATTAACGAAATAATTTCTATCGTCCTAAAGTCTTCAAAGACATAGAGGAGTGGAGACAGGGACATAGCCAGGACTTGAAATTAGGGGGGTGGTTTTGCTACTGACTGTGTGCTGCGGTTTTGGCTTCTAAATTTGCTGTTTAGttgtgaggttttttttttttttttttttttttggtgtgtgtctTTGATGTGTACTGCTAGGTAAGGATAAAATTAGTtggttaaattatttttttttaatggccgAGTTGTTTGTTTTGAGTAAAATTAGTTGACtgatcttaatttttatttttattgctaggctaattttctgggtttgtatattttgttttagattttatatctataaataaatttttagtctttaaaatgatgaaaatgctagagttacaaacatttttataaattgctgATGTGGTTAGTAGTTATTGTTATGTAAAAAAGTGATTTGAATAGTAGTCTTAGATgcgaactaataagaatttgctaacTTAAtggtttgtaaaaatattgtagaaaattttgttactatagcattactctcaaaaaaattaatgatattgttGAGGGGACAAAGTGTAAATTTAtggaacaaaattgctaaaattaatacttacatatatatatatagatgggttcaagttacacatggTGTACACATTTTTTGGACCATTGATTTGTATTAGATCTAAGGGTGAAAAAACACTTATAATCATGTATTTATTGTTCCCTAAAAATTAGTAACTAAGAGGCTGTTTGGCCAACTAAatttgataactcaattctcagttttcataactcataactcaaaaataatgggacccatagcaaaaaagttgtttggccaaacaataattctgtttccatcactcaattctctgatttttgagttatggaaactgaaaacagcctttggaaactgaaaacaaccttaccaaaggctgttttcagtttccataactcataactcaatggcattttcgtaaataaacatatatggagggacccacagccgcaacttttgaccaccttttgacttctttttttttcactagttCGGTCTTCagttcgtttttttttttttttagcttcggtgagtttgggtactaaaaaaaaaaaaaaaaaaaaaaaaaaaagagaaaaagctacACCGGCTGACAGGTAtgggcccacaaatagtgtgaaaaatattgagtgatggaaattgggtgatgatgccaaacgggtgtgaaaaattgagtgatgagtgatgagtgatgagttatgagttatgagtgatgagttatggaaattgagtgataaaAAATAGTTGGCCAAACAGGCTCTAAttcttcttattaaaaatagaaaaataaaaaacagcatTAACTCTCTGTCCATCATCATCTTCagcttctctccctctctcacatgGTCTTGTGTTCAGGAAACAAGAGTGTTTGATTGCTtcgttcatttatttattatattatatccATTCTTTCCTATATAATTGAGTGCTGAGTTAATAGCGGTGATGCAGGAGATGATAAAGAAGGAAGTGAGGAGTTATATGGCCGTGTTAAAGGAGCAAACTAGAGCTGGGTCTGGGATTTGTATGGGTATGAacatgggtatgggtatgggtatgaGAGGTGAAGATGGGTTTAGGGAAGTGGCTGTGAAGAGAATCGGAGTTAGTAGGATCGATTAGTTGTGAaggagatgaaaaaaaaacagggtttttttttctttcttttttttctttaaattgtgGTAATTAGCGAATAAGTAAAtgtacagagagagagagagaggttgaggATGAATGAATCGAAGCGAAAAGGATTTTTAGAAGGCACTTTGATGGAGCAtaatatgaactttttttttttttaatttctgtttTGGCTTCTGGCCTTGTTTAGAGAGCTGGtttaggaaacaaaaaaaacatgCTGCCACAAAGGAacaaaga
This DNA window, taken from Quercus robur chromosome 2, dhQueRobu3.1, whole genome shotgun sequence, encodes the following:
- the LOC126714279 gene encoding probable caffeoyl-CoA O-methyltransferase At4g26220 isoform X2, which encodes MTRGEKGLEKSVASRSLEMENTKKQGNLANPLILQSEELYKYILATSVYPREPEPLKELRKATATQPLAYFGTSPDAGQLIAMFLKIVNAKKTIEIGVFTGYSLLLTALTIPDDGKITAIDVDRTKYEIGLPIIQKAEVEHKINFIESRALPVLDELLQDPKNEGSFDFAFVDADKVNYWNYHERMTKLVKVGGIIIYDNTLWGGYVVLPEEDVPEKKRAGRQSTIEFNNSISSDSRVEISHASVGDGVLICRRIC
- the LOC126714279 gene encoding probable caffeoyl-CoA O-methyltransferase At4g26220 isoform X3, which gives rise to MTRGEKGLEKSVASRSLEMENTKKQGNLANPLILQSEELYKYILATSVYPREPEPLKELRKATATQPLAYFGTSPDAGQLIAMFLKIVNAKKTIEIGVFTGYSLLLTALTIPDDGKITAIDVDRTKYEIGLPIIQKAEVEHKINFIESRALPVLDELLQDPKNEGSFDFAFVDADKVNYWNYHERMMRLVKVGGIIIYDNTLWGGYVALPEEDVPEKKRAGRQSTIEFNNSISSDSRVEISHASVGDGVLICRRIC